CAGGCGCAGGACCTCACGTTCGCGGGGCGACAGCTGGTCCAGATCGGGGTCCAGGCCCGGCGCCGGTGCACCGCCCTGGGCGAAGGCGTCGAGCACGAAGCCGGCCAGCCGGGGCGAGAAGACCGCGTCGCCGTCGCGCACGGTGCGGATGGCCGCGACCAGGTCGGCGGGGGCGATCGACTTGGTCACATAGCCGCCGGCGCCGGCGCGGATCACCGAGATCACGTCCTCGGCGGCGTCGGAGACGGAGATGGCGAGGAAGCGCACCTCGGGGAGCACGGCGAGCACCGCCTCGAGCACCGCCCGGCCGCCG
The Candidatus Dormiibacterota bacterium DNA segment above includes these coding regions:
- a CDS encoding response regulator transcription factor, which translates into the protein MSSRTRLFLVDDHSLFLSGLRAELGTHLDIVGDAGDVDAAVEGILATRPDVVLLDVHLPGGGGRAVLEAVLAVLPEVRFLAISVSDAAEDVISVIRAGAGGYVTKSIAPADLVAAIRTVRDGDAVFSPRLAGFVLDAFAQGGAPAPGLDPDLDQLSPREREVLRL